The genomic stretch CATCGTTGGTTTTTACTTCCCAAAGAAAACCAGTGACGTTGTCGCGGGTGCAGGCCCAATCTTTGGGACCGGTACCAAGAACAGCGGAGGCGGGAAGCTCGCTGCCGTCGTTAGCAATTTTTGTGAAATCAAAACCAGCCGCACCAGCACCGATTTTGGTGAGTTGACCGGCGGCGGCAGCAGCATCGCGCCCGTAGCGGCCATCCTGGCGTGGATTGACGGCGCTGTCACCGCTGGTCGCGGCGGTGCAGGTACCCCAAATACCACCGTCATCCTGGCATTGAGTGATGCCAGTATCGTTCAGAGCACCGAGGGTGCCGACGGCGGAGGAAATGCCTGGAAGGGTCAAAAGGCAAATAAAAACTAAGTGTGATAGTAAGGAAAACATAAAGTATCTCCAGAACATAGCTATTGTGGAAATTACGCTAACTTTAATCATTCTATACGAAGTGAAGTCGCAGAATCCATCTACATAGATTCTGCGTTCTGCGACTGCGCGCAGAATGACACGGGCGCTAACGCGTCCTCCGCGCAGAATGACAGAAAAAAACTCAATCCTGTTAGGAGTTACGCAGTTGAAAAATAGGTTCAAAATTTTCAGTCAGTTACATCAGATACCTATCTGATGACTTTCCATGGAAATCAAACGATTAAAATTCAACTGCGTAACTCCTATCCTGTATAGAGTTACAAATTCAACTGCGTAACTCCTAAACCTAATTAACTCAAGTTGCTAACTATTTGCCTTTCTCCCCTCTCCCTTTGGGAGAGGGGCTATTTGGTTATCCACCATAATAGGTAGCAACTTGGATTACTTATAGAAATTCTGCGTTCTGCGACTGCGCGCAGAATGGCACGGGCGCTAACGCGTCCTCCGCGCCTTGATGCGTTTAATTTCGGCCAGAGCCGTTTCTTTTTCACGTAGTGCGAATTCCTTTTCTAGCATGGCTTGATTTTCACGCTGAAGGGCTGTTTCCTTCTCTTTCATAGCTGCTTCTTTCTCTTTCATAGCTGCTTCTTTCTCTTTCATAGCTGTTTCCTTTTCTTTTATAGCTGCTTCCTTTTCTTTCATAGCTGTTTCTTTTTCTTTTATAGCTGCTTCCTTTTCTTGCAAAGCTTGATTTTCACGCTCAAGGGCTGCTTCCTTTTCCTTTAACGCTGCCTGTTCGCGCAATAACGCATGAAGTTTTTCTCTCCGCTCTTCATCCATTTCTCTCTGTATCGTTTTCTGCTCACGCAGGTAGTTCTGACGAGCCTGATAGGCATGATAATTACGCTCCTTTTCGGAAAATTGACGCAAGGTGGTCATCGCCTGTTTCATCTCCAGGGTAGTCATCCAGTCGGGTAGTTCATCATCATCGAATTGTTCCGCTTTGTTAAAAAATTGCAACCAACGCTCTTGTTCATTTTTTACCACGCTTGCCTTGAATTTATTCAGTTCCAGCAACCAGATTCCACCATGATTCAACAATGTTCGACCTTTTGTATCGCGGAGCAGGTGACAAGCATGGATGTAGTCATTATCGGTTGCAATTAAATTTTCAGCCAGCAGCCAGATGGAATAGGTTGGTTTTAGCAGGCCATAATCATCGCCGCTTAGAAGCTGCTTGCTGTAAATATCCGCCCAAGTATAAAGAATTCTGGCTAGCAGCGAGCTGTGGCTAATCATCTGGATTTCAATTTGATATATTTGTTTCCGCTCATCCCTAGCTTTGACATCGACGATGCTGAGTTTATCGTCAAGAAATTCCTTTTCGTTATAGGGATTAAGGATTTCAACGGTGGTGATTGGAGCAGCTAGGTCACCTGCGAGGATGGCGTTGAGAAAATGCGCAAGAAGGTTGCGATTTTTCCGCGAGCCAAGCAGCGCCTTAAAGACACAATCAATTTTTGGATCTATTCTGTGTTTCATAAATTTTTTGTTTTATCTATGGAATGATTGACAATTTTGTTTTCTTAAAATTGAGGGTGTAAAATGTTCTTTATCACAAAAAACAAGTTCAGACAAGATTGATGGAAATAATTTTCAAAATCGATTTTAATTGAATAGGGTGCTACTAATTAATTTACTCATGCGCAAGGCGGCAATTCCGTCATCGTAATAATCGAGAACACGTCCAATTTTATGGTAATCAGCGCGATGGTAAAGGTTCTGGGCACTGTCGTTGTCTTCCCTCACTTCCAAGACCATGCTTGTTCGACCATAATCACGGGCGGCAAGCTCGCCGGCGTTCAACAACGCGCGCCCGATGCCTTGTCCGCGCGCAGACTGATCCACAACGATTGAGTAAAGATATGCTTTACTGCTATTGCGACGGTAAAGTATCACCACATTTCCTATCAATGTGTTTGTTCCTTCCGCAACCAACAAGTCTGCGTGTCCATGCCGTAGTAAGTACAAAAAACCGCGTCGGCTGATGCGATCTCCGTGAAACCAACTCTCTAAGCGGAGCAGTTCGTTAAGGTCGCAGCGACGGGCGCGACGGATCAGGTAGTGATTAGACATGATTTGATCTGAATAATTGTTGAATAATTTTATTAAGAAATAACCGTGTTTGTCGTCTCCATCCTAGTTTGATACCCTATAATGGAGACAAAAAATTGCAAATAACGTTATGATATACTTAATAATGGTAGTTTATCATTTTAACGTTCATTGTAATCCACCCTGATTTAGTTAACGCTAAAAATGGTTAAAATAAAATTAGGATTTGAATTTCATACTTTTTCAAGGAATTTATTATGTTTCAACGCATAAAAATAGGTACAAGGCTCTGGGGGGGATTTGGTCTGGTATTGATATTGTTCGCTGTGGTGATTGGCATCGGAGTGAACAGCATGATCAATCTCGATGAGACCATCGATAAAATAGTTAATGACCGCTACCCAAAAACGGTACTGGCCAACGATGTCATCCATCAGGTTAATTTTGTTGCCCGTAAGATTCGAAATATTTTACTAATGAAGGACCATGAGAAGGAAAAACCGGAGCTAGAAGGTATTTTTGAGGCACGTCGAATCATTAGCGAAAAACTGGACGCGCTGGAAAAAACCGTGGTATCCGAAAAGGGCAAGGAACTGTTGTCCAATATTCGTGGTAATCGCAAAGCGTATCTTGTCCTTCAGGAACGCTTTTTGGAAATGGTTAAGGATAACCTTTGGGATGAAGGAACAAAATTGGCGCTTAACGATTTGAGGTCCGTGCAAGAAACCTACAGGAAGAGCGTTGAGGCACTGATCGCTTATCAAGGAAAATTGATGGAACAGGAAGGAACAAACGCTCTGGAACTTGAAAAACAATCAATTACCTTAGTGCTGTTACTTGGAGGGGTTTCATTGGCATTGACCATGGGCCTGGCGTTGTGGATCGGATTAAGTGTAACCAGGCCACTGAGCAAGACCGTTGACCTCATCAGTCGCATTGGACGCGGAGACATTCCCGATCCGGTGCAGGAAACCTGGCCGGGAGAATTCGATGTCGTTCGAGAAAGCATCAATAACGCCGGAGTTTCCGTTCATACTCTCATTGCTGACGTTCGCACCCTCACCCAAGCGGGAGCTGAGGGAAATTTGATGGTGCGCGCCGACGCCAGCCGTCATCAAGGTGATTACCAACGCATTGTGGATGGATTCAACGCCACGCTCAACGCGGTGGTCGCGCCGGTCACCGAGGTGATGCGTGTCATGGCAGCAGTCGAAAAAGGTATCCTCGATCAACAGATTGCCAGCGAGTACCAGGGTATGCTGGGTCAACTGCGTGATTCGGTCAACAACACCGTCGCCCAACTCGGGCACACCATTGAGGAAGTGACTCGCACAAGTGGTGAATTGGCCAACGCTGCCTCGCAGGTCGAAGCTACTGCCCAGGCATTAAGTCAGGCTACCAGCGAGCAGGCGGCCAGCGTCGAAGAGACCAGTGCTGCCGTGGAAGAAATGAGCGCCTCCATCACTCAAAATGCCGATAACGCCCTGGTTACCAACACCCGTGCGATTCAAGCGGCCACCGAGGCCAGTGAAGGCGGTACCGCAGTGACCGCAACAGTTGCGGCCATGAAACAGATTGCCACTAAAATTGGGATCATCGATGACATTGCCTACCAGACCAATCTACTTGCCTTGAACGCCGCCATTGAGGCGGCGCGCGCTGGAGAGCATGGCAAGGGCTTCGCAGTGGTGGCCGCCGAGGTGCGTAAGCTCGCCGAGCGCAGTCAGGTCGCAGCCCAAGAGATCGGTGAATTGGCAATCAGCAGCGTGGCGCTTGCTGAGAAAGCAGGAACCCTGCTAGGTCAAATTGTCCCCGCGATCACCACTACCTCGGATTTAGTCCAAGAGATCGCGGCGGCTTCTAAGGAACAATCGGGCGGTGTTAGTCAAATCAACACTGCCATGGGTCAGTTGTCGCAACTCACTCAGACCAACGCCAGCTCCGCCGAACAACTCGCAGCGACCGCCGAAGAATTGGGTGCCCAAGTTACTCAACTTCAGGATTTGGTCGGCTTCTTTCAGATCACCGAACAAACAAACGTCCGCCGGGGAACCACCACGCAACGTGCTGAACCCAACAAGAAGGCTCAAAGTCATTCACTACGTCCAAACGTCTCTCCCCGGCTGCTCGCCCGTGCGCAAGGGATAGTGAAAGGCAAGCCCGAGGCGAAAGGAAAATCAACCGTTACCATGGACAACTTTGAGGAATTTTGAGTATCAGCAATCGCTGTTGTTAATTTCATAGTTTTTTAGCGAGACGATAATCATGCATCACTTAACCAAATCCGGGTCCAGTTTACCAACCAAAGGTGGAACGTTAGCTACGCAGGCCGCCGCGTTCGCGGTCGAGATTCAACAGTATCTAAGTTTTGTTGTCGCCGGCGAGACCTACGCTATTGGAATTCTCGATGTAAAGGAAATTCTTGAATACGTTGGAGTGGGACGAGTGCCGATGATGCCGCCGACCATTCGTGGAATCATTAATTTACGTGGCAAAGTAGTTCCTGTGATCGACCTTGGGGTGCGTTTTGGCGGTATGCCTACTGAACCCTCGCGGCGTACCTGCATTGTGATTGTCGAAGTCGAAACCAACGGTGAACGACACGATATGGGGGTAATGGTGGACGCGGTCAACGAGGTGCTTGATATCTCCTCGGAAAACATCGAACCGCCGCCCACTTTCGGCACAACCATCCGTACCGATTTCATTCGAGGCATGGGGCGGGTGGGTGAACGTTTTGTCATCCTGCTGGATGTGAAAATGGTACTGTCGGTGGAAGAACTATCTCAAATCCACGCATTAATGTCGGCACACTAACAATTTGATGCCCTAGCACTTTTTTCGAGATAGCTTTATTAAAGGTAATTCTCTTGAAGCATTTTCTGGAAAATTTACTGACTGTCGCCTTGGCGCAATTACGAATCGAAGGGTGGTTGCCACCTCCGGGCGATGATACGCACACGGTGGTTGTGGAACGCACCCGAGATCGCGTCCATGGAGATTTTGCGAGCAATTTGGCGCTAACCCTGGCAAAACAGGCCAAACGAAAACCGCGCGAGCTGGCTGATGCGCTGCGTGCGCGACTGCCATCCGATCCACGACTGGATCGCGTGGAAGTGGCTGGGCCGGGCTTTCTAAATTTTTTTCTGACCTCACGCGCTTATCAGGATGTAGTGGCGCATATCCTGGAGGAAGGAAAAAACTTTGGGCGGTTAAACCTCGGGGCTGGTCGCCTGGCCCAGGTTGAATTTGTCTCCGCCAATCCTACTGGCCCATTGCATGTTGGACACGGACGCGGCGCGGCTTATGGTGCAGCAGTCGCCGATTTGCTGGCGGCGGTGGGCTTCCGCGTGCAGCGGGAATACTACGTTAATGATGCTGGTCGCCAGATGGATATCCTGGCAATCAGTGTCTGGTTGCGTTATCTAGAACTGTGCGGCGAAACTTTGCGCTTTCCCAGCAATGGTTATCAGGGCAACTATGTCTGGGACATCGCGGCGACGCTCCATCGAACCCATGGAGAGGATCTGCGGATTGCTGCCGAGGTGGTCTTCACCGGGGTACCCGAGGATGCCGCGAACGCGGAAGAGCGCGCTGCGGGAATTGGACCAAACGGAGACATGGAAACCCATGTTGACGGCCTGATCAGTCGAGCCAAGCATTTGTTGGGAGACAAAATTTATCGAATGCTGTTTGACCTGGGACTCAACACCATCCTGAATGATATCCGTGATGACCTTGCCCATTTTGGGGTTTATTATGACAAGTGGTATTCAGAACGTTCGCTAATGGAAAGCGGCAAGGTAGAAGAGGTAATCAATCGTCTGAAGGATGCCGGGTATCTTTACCTCAAAGATGGTGCCTGGTGGTTTCGGTCAAGTGACTTTGGCGATGAGAAAGATCGGGTGGTGGTGCGCGAAAATGGTCAGATTACTTATTTTGCCTCCGATATCGCCTATCACATAGACAAAATGGCGCGGGGTTTTGAGTGGATTGTCGATATTTGGGGTGCCGATCACCACGGTTATGTACCACGAGTCAAGGCGGCGCTTGCCGCTCTTGGTAATGACGCAGAGAAGCTGCATGTCCTTTTAGTGCAATTCGCCATTCTTTATAAAAATGGCGAAAAAATGCGCATGTCCACTCGTAGCGGTGAATTCGTGACTCTGCGCGAGCTACGCAAGGAAGTCGGCAAGGATGCGGCGCGTTTTTTTTATGTACTCCGTTCTTCGGAGCAACACATGGATTTCGATTTAGATTTGGCCAAATCCCAGTCCAATGATAATCCCGTGTACTATTGCCAATATGCCCATGCTCGGGTGCGAAGCGTTTTTCGGACTTTGACTGAAAAGCGGCTTTCCTGGGAGCGCGCCGCTGCCGTGGCGCACCTGCCACGTCTTACCGAAAACCACGAGCAGGCGTTGATGACAACCCTGTCGCGCTATTCGGAAATGCTGGCAGGGGCGGCGCTTAACCATGCGCCACATTTGCTCGCCAACTATTTACGTGAGCTGGCCACCGACTTTCATACCTATTACAACGCCCACCTTTTCCTCGTGGAGGATGCAGAACTGCGCGCTGCTCGTTTGGCGCTCATCGAAGCTACCCGCCAAGTTCTCTCCAATGGGCTGGAATTGTTGGGAGTCTCTGCTCCCGATACCATGTAATAACCGTCACTAGGCCCATAAGGGTTGACAGCCGGGAAAGACCGGCAACTTCACTTCAACTTCAACAGCAAGAAAAAACAGGAGGCGGCGCTTTCTCCCCCATGGCTCAAGCCAGGGGTTTCCGCGCTGAATTTGGATGACTACCAATCCTCGCAAGCCCTCGCCACCGCCGGATTACAAACCTTCTTTGTCATCCAAAAAACCTAAGCCATCGAAGCCGCATGCGGCTGGCTGGTTTTTGATCATGATTGGCATGTCGATCAGCATGATGGGCGCAGCGGGTTACCAATTCTGGAACCGTCCCCGGCATGTCGATACCGCCATCACTACGGCTACTCCGGCATCCACAGCTCCGTCCAATCAGGAAGCGGGGAAAGCCGGAATCAAGCCATCCACCGATAAGGTACCTGTTCCTACCGGGAAGGAACCAGCGACTGCGAACGCACCCGAGGCCAGGAAGGAAGCGGCTCGTCAGCCAAAGCCACGTCCGGTGATAGAAGGAACCTCCAATACTTCCTTTGATTTCTATAAGCTCCTGCCGGATATGAAAGTGGGGGAAACGCCCGAAATTCCCGGCGATCCCGCTAATAAGCCTGTGGTCAAAGAGGTGTCGGTGCCCAAGCCGGTAGCGAAGGATTCATCCAAGCCGGTCGTCAAAGAGTCACCCAAACCCCCGGTCAAGGAAACCACCACCAGACAGCTATCCCCTCCTACACCCAAGGACTCGGCGAAGAACCCCGCCCGCACGACATCATCCACCACGATCTACATGCTTCAGGCGGGCGCCTTCCGCACTTCCGAGGAAGCCAGCCGTTTACGCGCCAATCTTGCTTTCAAAGGATTGGAATCGACAACCCAAATTGTAGGCGCAGGTACCGCCGAGGTCTGGCACCGAGTTCGCCTGGGTCCCTTCCAGGATTTCAATCAAGCGGCGCGGATTCAACAAAATTTACGCGAGGAGCATATACCCGTTATATTAAGTCGAGAATACCGGAATTGATGGTGATTGTGGCTATCGGCAACTCAAACCAACAATCCAGGCAGTCGATTTAATTAATTCCCTGAAAATTAATACGACTGGGTTTATGGGTGACTGTACAAACGGAAGAATAATGAAAAATAGGATGGCAAGATAATGCCATCCACCGATTAAACGCGATAATGTGTGAGTAATTTGAGAAAACAGTTGACCGACGGTCATAACAATTCCTATTTAGGGTTATTTCAGGTTTAGGGATAGGTGAAATTTATGGCGGAAAAACGACATTCCCAAATGAATGATGAGGATTCGATCCTTCAGGAGGATCGACCAAAATTTAAGCGCCCACCGATGTATGCGGTTTTTTTGCTGAATGATGACTATACCCCGATGGATTTCGTAGTTAAGGTTCTGGAACAATTTTTCGGGATGAATCACCGCAAAGCAGTACAGGTGATGTTACAAGTTCATGCTCATGGCCAAGGAATGTGCGGGACATTTTCTCATGAAGTGGCTGAAACCAAAGTAGCCCAGGTCAACGAATATTCACGGAAAAATCAGCATCCATTGCGGTGTGTGATGGAAAAATCCTGATACGTCCAGATCCAAAGAAGGTTTTGAAAAATGCTCAATAAAGATCTCGATCACACCTTGAATCAGACCTTCCGCGAGGCGCGGGAGAAGATGCATGAATTCATGACCGTGGAACATCTTTTACTGGGGCTGATCGACAACCCAGAAGCAGCTAAGGTGTTACGGGCCTGCGCCGCCAACCTGGAAGTGCTGCGTCGAGATCTGACTATTTTCCTGGATGAAACCACGCCGCTGCTATACAAAACTAATGGACGCGAGACGCAACCAACTTTGGGTTTTCAACGCGTATTGCAACGCGCTGTGTTTCATGTCCAGTCCGCAGGGAAGCGAGAAGTGACCGGAGCCAACGTGCTGGTAGCGATCTTCGGCGAAAATGACTCTCAAGCAATCTATTTTTTAAGCAAGCAAAATATTACCAGACTAGATGTAGTTAATTATGTTTCTCATGGAATTTCTAAGCTTGAGGGAGATAACGACGGGGATGTTTCTCAGGCGAATGCTGAAGAGGGCGGAAACGAAAATTCTGGGCGTAGTCCGCTGGAGGTTTTCGCCACTAATCTTAATCAACTTGCGAGTAAGGGCAAGATTGATCCCTTAATTGGGCGTGAAGTTGAGATTGAACGTACTCTTCAGATTTTGTGTCGGCGGCGCAAAAATAATCCTCTTTTCGTGGGTGAGGCTGGAGTGGGTAAAACCGCGATTGCCGAGGGACTGGCCAAAATGATCGCGGATGAAAAAGTGCCCAAGGTGCTCGCCAAGAGCACCATTCATGCCCTGGATCTCGGCACATTGCTGGCGGGTACCAAATATCGCGGTGATTTTGAGAAGCGTCTCAAGGCGGTACTCATGCAAATCAAGCGTGAAGCGGGAGCCATCCTGTTCATTGACGAAATCCACACCATTATTGGCGCGGGCGCTGCCTCTGGCGGGGTGATGGATGCCTCCAATCTGATTAAACCCATGCTTGCTTCTGGTGAATTGAAGTGTATCGGTTCGACTACCTATCAGGAATATCGTGGCATTTTCGAGAAGGATCGAGCACTTGCGCGCCGTTTCCAGAAGATTGATGTTGGCGAGCCAAGCGTGGAAGAGACGGTACGTATCCTGGAAGGACTTAAAACCCGTTTCGAGGAATATCACGGAATACGTTACATGCGCTCCGCGCTGCGCGGCGCGGCGGAGTTATCGGCACGGTACATTACCGACCGGCATCTTCCCGACAAGGCGATTGATGTCATCGACGAGGCTGGAGCGAGTCAGCGTCTGCTTCCCCTGTGGAAACGCAAAAAAGTGATTGGCCCGCAGGACGTGGAATCCATTATCGCCAAAATCGCACGCATTCCACCCAAGACGGTGTCTAGCTCGGATCGTGAACATTTGCGCACCCTGCAATCAGATCTTCACCGGGTCATTTTCGGTCAGGACGAAGCGATTGATACGCTCGTAGCCGCGATTAAAATGTCGCGATCTGGTTTGAGCAATCCCATCAAACCCATCGGTTGCTTTCTGTTCGCCGGTCCCACGGGAGTTGGCAAGACCGAGGTTACCCGCCAGCTTGCGCTCATCATGGGAATTGAATTAGTGCGTTTTGATATGTCCGAGTACATGGAACGCCATACCATTTCCCGGCTGATCGGTGCTCCTCCTGGTTATGTCGGCTTCGATCAGGGTGGCCTGCTCACCGACGCCATCATCAAGCATCCCCACGCAGTGCTGCTACTTGATGAAATCGAAAAGGCGCACCCGGATGTCTTTAATCTGCTGCTTCAGGTGATGGATCACGGCACGCTCACCGACAACAACGGACGCAAGACTGATTTCCGTAATGTGATTATCGTAATGACCACCAACGCTGGTGCTGATCAGATGAGCCGTTCTTCGATTGGTTTTACTCACCAAAACCATGACGCCGATGGCATAGAGGTGATTAAGCGAACTTTTAGCCCGGAGTTTCGTAATCGCTTGGACGCAACCATTCAATTCAAATCGCTGAATTCCGCTACTATCGCCCATGTAGTCGATAAATTCATCATGGAACTGGAAGGACAGCTTCAAGATAAAGGCGTCACCATCGAGATCGGTGAAGCTGCACGTCATTGGCTGGCGGAGAACGGTTACGATCCGACGATGGGCGCACGACCAATGGCACGTCTAATTCACGAGCGAATTAAAAAACCACTGGCGGAGGAGCTGCTGTTTGGGAGCTTGGTGAATGGTGGGCAAGTACATGTAGACGCGAAGGAAGGCCAATTACATTTTGTTTTCAATAAAAAAGCGAATATGGCTCTTCAGGTGCTGGAAAACTAAACAAGCGGCGCTATTTAGATACGGACAGGCATCCTCTGCCTGTCCGCTACAACGAGAATTAAATCATTATAAATCAGGAACTATGCGTTATCCTTCCACCACGATCCTACGCGGCTGAATGCGTTCATGCTTGGGTATGGTTATTTCCAGTACACCATTAGAGCCGCGCGCAGAAATGCGCTCGGAGTCAGCGGTGTCTGGAAGCACGAAACGGCGATGGAATATACCCCGTGGCCGTTCAATTCGCTTGAGGGCATTATTTTCCTCAATCGTGATCCGACGGTCGCCGCGAATGCTGAGTATGCCTTTTTCCATAGTGATATCGATATCCTTCGGGTCTACTCCAGGGATATCGGCGAGCAGAATAAAACGATTGCGCTCTTCGTGAATATCCACTGCGGGAGTCCATTCAGCGGTGGCGACGCTGCCATTTTCCGCTTCGGGAGTAGCCGTGCGTTCAAAAAGCCGGTTCATTTCCTCTTGAAGCTGGTTAAGGGTGAACCAGGGATGCTGACGGACAATTGCCATGGTAACCTCCTAACGTACTATTTTGTTGGTAATGTTTTAATCCGCATCCGACCTCATCTGCCGAATGACAAAGCCATCAACATCAATTGACATTAACCCTTGCCGCGTTTTTATCCGCATTCGCAACATGTCCACAGCAGACACATTGAAAACGAGATTGGGTTTTGCGCAGTGCGCTATCCCTCCCCATCATAAATGTCGGGGCTTCTCGCGCAATTCGGGTGAATGGATGTTCGGGATGACTTCATAGAAACCAAAATGGGGGCACCATTGCAAGTTTCAAGAGCCACTACTAAGTAACTTATAGCGTTAGGAGTTACGCAGTTAAATTTGTAACTCTATACAGGATTGAGTTTTTTCTGTCATTCTGCGCGGAGGTCGCGTTAGCGACCGGAGTCGCAGAATACATATGAAGTTTGAAGCAGTTAAATCGCCGTTATGGATCGGTATTCCTGTCCGAGCAAGGCATACTGTTTTACACGATGATCGAACTCTGCCCGATCATCAGGAGTTAAATCACGCAAAAATCTAGCGGGCATTCCCGCCCATAATTGCCCCGAGGGAAGGATTTTGCGTGGAGATAACAAGGCACCCGCAGCGAGCATGGCATAGCTCTCGACGCGTGCCCCATCCAGTACCGTGGACTTCATGCCGATGAAAGCATGATCGTCCACTTGACATTCGTGTAGCAAGGCACAATGCCCAATTGTCACGTCATTGCCGATATGGGTTCCTTGCCCCAACGAGGCAACATGAATTACCGTGCCATCCTGAATATTGGCGCGCGCCCCGATACGAATAATATTCACATCGCCCCGAATCACGCAGCCAAACCAAATCGAGCTTTCCGGTCCGATGACCACGTCGCCAATTACCACTGCGCCGGGGGCGAGAAAGGCTGTGGTGTCGATGCGCGGTAGAATGCCACGATAGGGCAGAATAATGGGAACAAGGGTAGACATCGTGTTTTTTTTTGATTATTTCTTGTTCGAGGGCAACTTATGAATAGACGCACTCTTGTTGCCGGATAGCAAGCCTGGAAACCGTCATCAGTGTCTCCGAGAAACCTCGTCCTTTAGGGTGGACGGTTTTAACGGAACCTTTCGGCCCGCTCCCCTCGCCAATGTTGCAATGCAGCTTTTAGTTTTTGCGAACTTTGCAGCAGACCGTTTCGTAGTTACCCGCACCGTGTCTGCATCCGCCGCTTTCAGTGCTTGGAGTTGAGGAAGCGCCCCAAGGTGAGCTCCTGCGACTGCGCGCAGGACAAGCTTTTACTTCGTTGCAACGTAGTTCGATTTCTTGAACTAAAGCTGGTCAATCTCGGACTTGTTTTCACAAGTCCCGCCCTTTAGGGCGGGGTGATTGACGGACAATTCTATTTCTTCAAATAGGCTAATACTATTTTAAGGGCTAAAAGGCATCTGCTTCCTAAAATGAGCACATAAGTGTTTATGTACGCAAATTAAAGATAATTCGCTCTCCGTTGATAGGTATTTCGCCTGCAACTGGAGTCCGGGTTGGGCAGTCTCAACCG from Gammaproteobacteria bacterium encodes the following:
- the clpA gene encoding ATP-dependent Clp protease ATP-binding subunit ClpA produces the protein MLNKDLDHTLNQTFREAREKMHEFMTVEHLLLGLIDNPEAAKVLRACAANLEVLRRDLTIFLDETTPLLYKTNGRETQPTLGFQRVLQRAVFHVQSAGKREVTGANVLVAIFGENDSQAIYFLSKQNITRLDVVNYVSHGISKLEGDNDGDVSQANAEEGGNENSGRSPLEVFATNLNQLASKGKIDPLIGREVEIERTLQILCRRRKNNPLFVGEAGVGKTAIAEGLAKMIADEKVPKVLAKSTIHALDLGTLLAGTKYRGDFEKRLKAVLMQIKREAGAILFIDEIHTIIGAGAASGGVMDASNLIKPMLASGELKCIGSTTYQEYRGIFEKDRALARRFQKIDVGEPSVEETVRILEGLKTRFEEYHGIRYMRSALRGAAELSARYITDRHLPDKAIDVIDEAGASQRLLPLWKRKKVIGPQDVESIIAKIARIPPKTVSSSDREHLRTLQSDLHRVIFGQDEAIDTLVAAIKMSRSGLSNPIKPIGCFLFAGPTGVGKTEVTRQLALIMGIELVRFDMSEYMERHTISRLIGAPPGYVGFDQGGLLTDAIIKHPHAVLLLDEIEKAHPDVFNLLLQVMDHGTLTDNNGRKTDFRNVIIVMTTNAGADQMSRSSIGFTHQNHDADGIEVIKRTFSPEFRNRLDATIQFKSLNSATIAHVVDKFIMELEGQLQDKGVTIEIGEAARHWLAENGYDPTMGARPMARLIHERIKKPLAEELLFGSLVNGGQVHVDAKEGQLHFVFNKKANMALQVLEN
- the ytoA gene encoding Uncharacterized transferase YtoA, translated to MSTLVPIILPYRGILPRIDTTAFLAPGAVVIGDVVIGPESSIWFGCVIRGDVNIIRIGARANIQDGTVIHVASLGQGTHIGNDVTIGHCALLHECQVDDHAFIGMKSTVLDGARVESYAMLAAGALLSPRKILPSGQLWAGMPARFLRDLTPDDRAEFDHRVKQYALLGQEYRSITAI
- a CDS encoding HSP20 family protein, with protein sequence MAIVRQHPWFTLNQLQEEMNRLFERTATPEAENGSVATAEWTPAVDIHEERNRFILLADIPGVDPKDIDITMEKGILSIRGDRRITIEENNALKRIERPRGIFHRRFVLPDTADSERISARGSNGVLEITIPKHERIQPRRIVVEG